TCAGGAAAAGCGGCGAGATTCAGCTCCCTGCCGCATCTGTAACGGTAGGGAACCGTACCTATACCACTCCTGAATGTCGTGTGCATGTAAATTCCGCCGGAGTGGACAGAAAAAGATTGAAATGCAGTTTGAATGTGGAGCAACTGGTCGGAGATTACGTGAGATACTGTGCCACCCTTACCTGCAATACTCGTCCCGATCAGAATCCTCCGTTGTTGTCAATTAACGGGGAAACAACCCGTCCAAGCAGCACATCCTATTCAGGTTCAGAAGGCAAGGAAGAATATGTTTACCGGTATTATTTTAACAGCGAAGGCTATAAAGTAGCTTGCGAGAAACTGACCTTTGGAGGGAAAGCATATAAACTCCGACCACGAAAGTGCAAAAAGAGGCACTAACAAAAGGTGCAGCTATTAGAGATTAGGAAACACACCTGCCGGGTGACGTTTACCACAATAAACAGCACCTACGGGTGATCTTACAAATACATTAATAACAACTTAAAGATGAACATAAAAAACAAGATATACCATATAGCCTATTTTCTCCTATTTGGAATAATAGTGGGTATTTTAAGGTGGTCTATATGTATAGTAGATACAAATGGAACAATGGATTTCACCCCATTTCTACAAACGTTCTTGTTGATAGTCGCATTGTTATTGTTTGTAATCTTAGATATTATTTTGCATAAAATAGCCTTGAGAGCGATTTCGATTACCATTCTATTGTGTTTCAATATATGGTCATATATCTACTATTTCAAAATGGAAGAATTGCAAGAATATTGGAGTGGACTTAAATATTCACCTTATGACGCATATCTTCCGCCCAATATTGATGATTTCATTTTTGTATGGTTGGCGAGCCAAATTCTTGTTTTTTATTTATTCTTGACAATATGTATTTCATATCTATTGAAAAGAAAAGAGTTATTAACGAAGCAGGATAACGGACAAGCCGTTCCCTGCTAACCATTA
The Bacteroides caecimuris DNA segment above includes these coding regions:
- a CDS encoding BatD family protein, translating into MYVFFSGVRVYASTTADSVYFHIKADTIREIRAGQVVELTYALVNSQFDTASYPVFNDNIEVVSGPKQHKCSSYTLVDGVGSKSDETCFSYLVRFRKSGEIQLPAASVTVGNRTYTTPECRVHVNSAGVDRKRLKCSLNVEQLVGDYVRYCATLTCNTRPDQNPPLLSINGETTRPSSTSYSGSEGKEEYVYRYYFNSEGYKVACEKLTFGGKAYKLRPRKCKKRH